The Thermoplasmatales archaeon nucleotide sequence AGATCCGTGAGATGCGTTACATTGAAAACAAAAATATCTCCGGAGATTACCATCGCAGGGAAAATATCAAGCTTGCATAAGGCGTACCTTATCGCTTTGATGTAATCTTCCTCCTCTTCAAGGATATAATCGATTTTCATCTCTTCGCAGTAGTTTATTGTACTTCTCGATTCCTTTTTCGTGCATATTAAAACCTTGTTGCTGAAAGTACCTGCTGTTTTGAATGTGCGGTATAATATTGGTATGCCTCCAATTAATGATAGATATTTGTCGCTCCTTCCAAAGCGCTCACCCCTTCCTCCAGCCATGATTATTGAAACGGCTACTTTCTCTTTTTCAGTACTTCCCATCGTTAAGATAAAGTGATCATGTTTTAATATAGATTTGCAATTAACTTTTATCAGATTGGGGAGCTTCGAAAAGAGGCTGAGAGGACCATAAGGTCGACCCTGTGAACCTGATCCAGATAATGCTGGCGGAGGGAATAGAATGATTGATCGTTGTTTAAGAATAGTAAACAGAAATGTATGCTATTGGGGTTTTTTACTTCTGACTGAGAATGGGATGATACTCTAATGCACACGAGTTACCAGAAATTTCTCCTGATTTCTGTAACTGCAAGTTTCTTTATGTGGGGATTGATCGCAACTATCGGTCCACTGTCTCTGAATTTCCCATTTCTTGTTCATGAATCCATTCCCGTTAAAACTTCAATACTTGTTACAGGGCCTGCATTTCTCGTTTTTGGAAACGTATTGATGGGTTTTATCGCCGATAGGATAGGTCGTAAGAAAGTATTTATTGTAACTATGATAGCATACGCCCTTGGCATAATCATAGTTGTTCTAGCCACAAATTTCTTTGTTCTGCTTCCTGGATTAGCTCTTTCCCAATTCGGAGTTGGTGGTGAAGAACCGCCTAGTCTCTCTCTCGTTGCGGAGGATTTCCCGGCAGTCGAGCGAGCCAAGCAATTGACACTCGTCGCCAACTTCAGCAATATAGGTAGCGCTTTTATCTCTGGCCTCATGATATATGAGAGTTTCTTTAGCACTCAACTTCATTCCTTCCTGGTTTCGCTATTCGGTCCTTTATCTTTCCTCTCCGATCTGACGTTCAGGTTTTTCTTACTGGTATCGAGTATAGCTTTGATCATAATCTTGGTTTACTCCAGACTCTCACTGCCAGAGTCATATCGCTGGCTGAACGTTAAGGGCAGAAAAAAGGAAGCCGAGAACGAGAAGAAGAAGCTCAATTACAAGAACGATAAAGAAATCCTTGTCAAACCCATGATATCATTCGCCATTATCATAATGGCTGTTGTTGGGGTCTCCCAGTATGCCACAGATGGGCTTATGTCTTATATCGTCGGTCCCGTCGTTTTCCCAAACCTAATTGCGCAAATCATATTTGTTTCCAATGTTGGGGCATCCATTGCTGGCGTTGCAGCAATGTTCATCATTGGGAGATTCCCTCGCAAGAATTATCTTCTATATTCATTTATCGGTGGCGTTATCTCCATAGGGATCATATTGGTTTTCTACCGTTCCCTGACCAATGTAGCTATATTCTATCCTTTGCTGTTTATAAACCTCGCGTTCAGCGAGTTTGCGTGGTCTGCTAGAACCACTCTCGAACCGGAAACCGTTCCGACAAGATTACGCGCTACATATATTGGGGTTATGCGTATTGCTCCGATTACTGTTTATGAGATATTTGTGTTTCTTACATCTTATTTCAATGTTGGAGTCTTTGACTTTGTCCTCATAAATATGCTACTTTGGATCCTTGGACTTGGCGCGGCTTCATTATGGTACTTTAGAGGTTATGAAACCAGAAATGCAGACATAGATTATCAATGAACGAATTATAAAATCGGACGCCGTCTAAAGGTGAGAGAACAAAAGCGTCAGTGGAATGAAGTGTAACGGCTCAAAGAGGAGGAGAATTACGGCTATGAAAATAAAAAACGCTCTGGTTATCTCCCCCAAAAATCCCAGAACGTCACCATTAATTCCTCCAAATGAGCGTTCAATCCTTGTTTTTATTAAGTATTGCGCTGTCAAAGCTAGTATTCCGGCAATTAAAAGGGATGGCAGGAAAATCACGGCAAGTACTATAAAAAGGAAAAAATTGGCCAGAATCTGCAATCTCCAATTTTGCTGAACCGAAATCTTGAATTGTGAAAACATACCTCCAGGGACCAGGCCCTTCGTTTTTAACGAATTTAAAATGTATGAATCTTTTGCAATAATCTCGGAAAGTAATATTGTGATCATGCCTTCTAGTGGGATGAGAGAGGCCATGGAGGAGAAAGTGACGACATAAATCACAAAGGCAAAGCCGAAACCACCTGCACCAAGAAAATGGTCTTTTAAAACCTCCAACCTTCTCGAAAATGGACCACGAACGAGTATCGCATCGCCTGTATCAAGAACAGCATCAAGATGATTAAAGCCGGAAAGCAAGAGTATAAGGGATAGCGAAATTGCTGCAGCAAGAATAACATTAACATAAAAAGAAAGAAAATAGAACGCGGTTCCGGATATTAGGCCGATGATCGCGCCAACCAATGAAACATATCCGGAATAGCCACTGGTTATATCATCACATCTTGAAGGTATAATTGTAAAGAAGGAAAGGGCACATTTGAATTTTTTGATATTGAACATGTGATACCGATATTTACGTTAATATCTATGAAGTTAAACATACTTTCTATAATTGAAGTAGACTTTAAGTCATGGTATATATCTACATTCGTTGAAAGGCAACTTCGAGGGACATGGAGGAAACATCTGGGAATTCGCAAAGAAAAACCACTGTAAGCCATCTGAGGTCTTAGATTTTAGCTCAAATTTGAATGAATTTACGAAAATCGACTTATCTGGATTTCTTAAGAACAATGAATCACTGCGATCTTATCCGGATACCGATACGAGAAATTATCTAAAACCGTTGGCAGACTACGTTCATTTAGATCCGAAGAAGATACTTCTTGGACCAGGCCTTACTTATCTGATATACCGAATAAATCAGCTCTTTTATGGAAGTAAAGTGGCAATTGTTCAACCCACGTTTTCAGAGCACAAGAAAAGCGCACTTATCAACCATTCCAGGGTGTATGAGACCTCGTGGAGCAGAGAAAATTCCATGGAAAATTTACTTTCAACACTCAACGGAATAAATTATGATCTATTATTCATAACAAACCCATCAAACCCAGTTGGTGATCTTGTTTCTGAAAATGACCTGGAGGCGATCATTGATCTCGATCACAAAAAGCACGCTTTGACATTCATTGACGAAGCTTTCATAGATTTTGTTAATTTCCAGAGCCCGTCATTTCAAGGGCGAATGATTACAGATTATGGAGATGTGATATTTGGCCGTTCACTCACAAAACTCTTCGGATTCGCGTCTATAAGACTAGGTTATCTGCTTTCCAGCAGAGAGATACTAATGAGAATAGAAAAACTGATGGAACCATGGACTGTTGGACAGTATGCTCTCGACCTGGTAAACAGCGTTGATTATAATGCGTTTAAGAAACTTCCCTCTTTAGTCGAGAAAGAGAGAAAATTTACAGCAAACAAACTGACTTCTATAGGATTTAAAATCATTTCGCATCCAAAGGCTAATTTCTTTTGCACTATTCCACCGAAGAATATTAACGCCCATTATTTAGCCTCCGAGTTGATGGGAAATAGGATCCTTGTAAAAGAAGTCAGGATTCCATACGAAAGAAGAATAGCCCTGAGATTCTCCGTTAAAACAAGAGATAAGAATAAGGCTCTAATTGACGCAATCCAGGAGATAATTGGAAAGCGCATGCAGAAGATAAGTGGTCGTGAATGATCAACCTTCACATTAATTTCTTTTTAGATCAGATCATCATACTTATAGGGGCATTGATTCTAGATGTTGTCATAGGTGAATTCCCAGAAAAGATCCACCCAGTTGTCTGGACAGGAAAACTAATAGAATCTCTTGAACCTCATTTTCGAAAATCACGGAACAAACTGTTATCTGGTACTCTTCTTGTGGTATTTGTCGAGATATTATTTGTCGGTGCGATGGTAATAATTAATTGTAAGTTATTTTATATAACAATCATATATATTATTGTATCAGTATTCTTCCTGAAGAGTTCATTTGCGTTCAGAAGCATGAGAGATCACATTGAGCCCATAATTTCTTCAATTGAAAAAAATGACCTAGAAAAAGCTAGATTATTTCTTTCCAGAACCGTTAGGCGGGAAACTGCCGGACTTCCCAGAGAGCTCATTTGTTCAGCGGCCATTGAGACAATTTCAGAGGGGTTGGTAGATGGTTTCACCGGCCCATTGTTTTATTTCTCATTCTTCTTCTTACCGGGATCATTCTTCTATAGGGTTGCAAACACGTTCGACTCCGAGATTGGATACAATGATGATAAAAACAAGCTGTTTGGAAGGTTCGCTGCCCACCTGGATACATTGTTAAATTACGTACCATCTAGGTTAACAGCTCACATATCCTATATTTCTGCATACATTCTCGGATTAAGGCCAAGATCGTTGCAACTCTTTACAGTTTCCAGAAAAACCGCAAGTAGGAACGCGGGATGGCCTATGGGGGCATTTTCGAATATAATCGGCGTGAGATTAGAGAAGAAAGGAGAGTATATCTTGAATGATGATTTCCGATACCCAGATGTAGAGGATGTCCGAACAGCACTAAAACTTCATTCGCTTACTTCAGCAGTTTTTACCCTAGTTATAACAGTACCAATACTTATTTTCCTTTATATATTTTTATGAGATGACAGTGGTATGAGTAATAAGTTGAGGCTAGAGAATTCAGCATTCGTGCTTCTTGCAGGGAACACGAAACTTTCACTAATTCCTGGCTTAACTGCGGCTGGAGCTTCGCCCGAACTGACCTTCATGACACCAGCTGTAGATTCAGAAATTCTCCTGAATGGGAAATCCGTGACGATGAGAGAGCCGCCCATGACTCCGGATGGCATTCCAACACCAGCTATCGTCACCCGGGGATGCCTGCAGCTTGTGGATATACCTGTAATCGTTGTGAATGCTGGGATGGCCATTAAGCCTAATGTACCGTTTATAGAAACTGGCCTAAATTCAGCAGAAGATCCAAGGATTACAATTGGAGCCCCTTTTTTTGATATGGCTGTCAACAGCGGTTACTATATCGGGAGCTCCATTCTCAGAAGGTTTGATTCCGTATTCCTGGCAGAAAGTGTTCCGGGAGGTACTACCACGGCCTTGCTTACACTGCGATCACTTGGGCTGGACTTAAAAACAAGCACTACTTTCCGAGTTAACCCAGATGAATTAAAGGAACAGATCGTGAAAGACACCCTGGGAATGAGGCCACTTTCCCCACCAAGTTTCCTGGATTCCGTAAAATTCTATGGAGACTATATGATGGCTCTCTCATTAGGGATCAGTGCCGCATTAAAGGATCACTGGATATATTTTTCCGGTGGAACGCAGATGGCAACAGTATACTATCTGGACAAGATGATATCAGGCTCAAATAGCAGGAGATCGGTAATCACGACTCGATGGATAATGGAAGATCAGAGGAAAACTATGAAAACTCTCTGTGGGGATAACCTGATAGAATCGAATTTGGATTTTCACTTGTCCAAAGAAGATGGTTTTAAGAAATTTGAAGAAGGCCACGTAAAGGAAGGCGTTGGTATGGGGGCAGCATATCTCATAGCCAAAGAGAGC carries:
- a CDS encoding cobalamin biosynthesis protein; protein product: MINLHINFFLDQIIILIGALILDVVIGEFPEKIHPVVWTGKLIESLEPHFRKSRNKLLSGTLLVVFVEILFVGAMVIINCKLFYITIIYIIVSVFFLKSSFAFRSMRDHIEPIISSIEKNDLEKARLFLSRTVRRETAGLPRELICSAAIETISEGLVDGFTGPLFYFSFFFLPGSFFYRVANTFDSEIGYNDDKNKLFGRFAAHLDTLLNYVPSRLTAHISYISAYILGLRPRSLQLFTVSRKTASRNAGWPMGAFSNIIGVRLEKKGEYILNDDFRYPDVEDVRTALKLHSLTSAVFTLVITVPILIFLYIFL
- a CDS encoding MFS transporter, whose protein sequence is MHTSYQKFLLISVTASFFMWGLIATIGPLSLNFPFLVHESIPVKTSILVTGPAFLVFGNVLMGFIADRIGRKKVFIVTMIAYALGIIIVVLATNFFVLLPGLALSQFGVGGEEPPSLSLVAEDFPAVERAKQLTLVANFSNIGSAFISGLMIYESFFSTQLHSFLVSLFGPLSFLSDLTFRFFLLVSSIALIIILVYSRLSLPESYRWLNVKGRKKEAENEKKKLNYKNDKEILVKPMISFAIIIMAVVGVSQYATDGLMSYIVGPVVFPNLIAQIIFVSNVGASIAGVAAMFIIGRFPRKNYLLYSFIGGVISIGIILVFYRSLTNVAIFYPLLFINLAFSEFAWSARTTLEPETVPTRLRATYIGVMRIAPITVYEIFVFLTSYFNVGVFDFVLINMLLWILGLGAASLWYFRGYETRNADIDYQ
- a CDS encoding aminotransferase class I/II-fold pyridoxal phosphate-dependent enzyme; amino-acid sequence: MKGNFEGHGGNIWEFAKKNHCKPSEVLDFSSNLNEFTKIDLSGFLKNNESLRSYPDTDTRNYLKPLADYVHLDPKKILLGPGLTYLIYRINQLFYGSKVAIVQPTFSEHKKSALINHSRVYETSWSRENSMENLLSTLNGINYDLLFITNPSNPVGDLVSENDLEAIIDLDHKKHALTFIDEAFIDFVNFQSPSFQGRMITDYGDVIFGRSLTKLFGFASIRLGYLLSSREILMRIEKLMEPWTVGQYALDLVNSVDYNAFKKLPSLVEKERKFTANKLTSIGFKIISHPKANFFCTIPPKNINAHYLASELMGNRILVKEVRIPYERRIALRFSVKTRDKNKALIDAIQEIIGKRMQKISGRE
- a CDS encoding nicotinate-nucleotide--dimethylbenzimidazole phosphoribosyltransferase — translated: MSNKLRLENSAFVLLAGNTKLSLIPGLTAAGASPELTFMTPAVDSEILLNGKSVTMREPPMTPDGIPTPAIVTRGCLQLVDIPVIVVNAGMAIKPNVPFIETGLNSAEDPRITIGAPFFDMAVNSGYYIGSSILRRFDSVFLAESVPGGTTTALLTLRSLGLDLKTSTTFRVNPDELKEQIVKDTLGMRPLSPPSFLDSVKFYGDYMMALSLGISAALKDHWIYFSGGTQMATVYYLDKMISGSNSRRSVITTRWIMEDQRKTMKTLCGDNLIESNLDFHLSKEDGFKKFEEGHVKEGVGMGAAYLIAKESSPEKTIMKSVEETYEQLS
- the cobS gene encoding adenosylcobinamide-GDP ribazoletransferase; protein product: MFNIKKFKCALSFFTIIPSRCDDITSGYSGYVSLVGAIIGLISGTAFYFLSFYVNVILAAAISLSLILLLSGFNHLDAVLDTGDAILVRGPFSRRLEVLKDHFLGAGGFGFAFVIYVVTFSSMASLIPLEGMITILLSEIIAKDSYILNSLKTKGLVPGGMFSQFKISVQQNWRLQILANFFLFIVLAVIFLPSLLIAGILALTAQYLIKTRIERSFGGINGDVLGFLGEITRAFFIFIAVILLLFEPLHFIPLTLLFSHL
- a CDS encoding NTP transferase domain-containing protein, translating into MGSTEKEKVAVSIIMAGGRGERFGRSDKYLSLIGGIPILYRTFKTAGTFSNKVLICTKKESRSTINYCEEMKIDYILEEEEDYIKAIRYALCKLDIFPAMVISGDIFVFNVTHLTDLIIFAESSKAEVITLLQRGRPVGISVFKRCPEKDEELTNESFNVNADFCVNVNTLRDYEIALELYSSKSDSI